In one Sphingobium indicum B90A genomic region, the following are encoded:
- a CDS encoding MDR/zinc-dependent alcohol dehydrogenase-like family protein: MSELLMAEREPAEKAATMRAAVVTDPGAVRIDQVPMPRPGPGQVRIRLEGCGVCASNLTPWAGPEWQGFPLEPGALGHEGWGIVDAVGKDVTSVTVGDRVAALSYASYADHDLADESAIVRLPPELDGLPFPGEPLGCAFNIFRRADIRPGQTVAIIGIGFLGALLTRLATEAGARVIAISRRPSSLDLARDHGAAETIAMDDHQAIIDRVGALTEGRFCERTIEAVGKQWPLDLAGELTAERGKLIVAGYHQDGPRQVNMWLWNWRGIDVINAHERDPAAYVGGMREAVAAVASGRIDPAPLITHRYPLDRLGEALDATRDKPDGFVKAIIVP; encoded by the coding sequence ATGAGCGAATTGCTGATGGCGGAGCGCGAGCCGGCCGAAAAGGCGGCGACCATGCGCGCGGCGGTCGTGACCGACCCCGGCGCGGTGCGGATCGACCAGGTTCCGATGCCGCGGCCCGGCCCCGGTCAGGTCCGCATAAGGCTGGAGGGATGCGGCGTCTGCGCCTCCAACCTCACCCCCTGGGCGGGACCGGAATGGCAAGGCTTCCCGCTGGAGCCGGGCGCGCTCGGCCATGAGGGCTGGGGCATTGTCGATGCCGTCGGGAAGGACGTGACCTCCGTAACGGTCGGGGACCGCGTGGCGGCGCTTTCCTATGCCAGCTATGCCGACCATGATCTGGCGGACGAAAGCGCCATCGTGCGGCTGCCGCCCGAACTGGACGGGCTGCCCTTCCCCGGCGAGCCCCTGGGGTGCGCGTTCAACATCTTCCGCCGCGCCGACATCCGGCCGGGCCAGACCGTCGCGATCATCGGCATCGGCTTTCTGGGGGCGCTGCTCACCCGGCTGGCGACGGAGGCCGGAGCCCGCGTCATCGCCATTTCGCGGCGCCCCTCCTCGCTCGACCTCGCCCGCGATCACGGCGCGGCGGAGACGATCGCGATGGACGATCATCAGGCGATCATCGATCGGGTCGGCGCGCTCACCGAAGGACGCTTCTGCGAACGGACGATAGAGGCGGTGGGCAAGCAATGGCCGCTCGACCTGGCGGGCGAACTCACCGCCGAACGCGGCAAGCTGATCGTCGCGGGCTATCATCAGGACGGGCCGCGCCAGGTGAACATGTGGCTGTGGAACTGGCGCGGCATCGACGTCATCAACGCGCATGAACGAGATCCGGCGGCCTATGTCGGGGGCATGAGGGAAGCGGTCGCGGCCGTCGCCTCCGGCCGCATCGATCCCGCGCCGCTCATCACCCACCGCTATCCGCTCGACCGGCTGGGCGAGGCGCTGGACGCCACGCGGGACAAGCCGGACGGCTTCGTAAAGGCGATCATCGTCCCATGA
- a CDS encoding Gfo/Idh/MocA family protein, translating into MSAAIAPAPALLTRPRIGFLGVGWIGRNRMEAMLATGGIEAAAIADALPGNGAEAALLAPDAVRLDSLDALLEQPLDGIVIATPSALHAEQSIRALERGVPVFCQKPLGRTGAEVRAVIDAARAADRLLGVDLSYRGTAGMRALRDHVRAGQLGQVHAVDLIFHNAYGPDKPWFHDPLLSGGGCMMDLGVHLIDLALWVLDFPEVERIDAALFAKGHPLEDRGRQVEDLGMATLHLADGRMVRIACSWNLHAGQDAVIAADFYGDKAGVAFRNIDGSFYDFRAELFRGTAREALSEPGDPWGGRMAGEWAEKLARSPRFDPGCEELAHVADIMDGIYAAATR; encoded by the coding sequence ATGAGTGCCGCCATCGCCCCTGCCCCCGCCCTCCTCACCCGCCCGCGCATCGGCTTTCTGGGCGTGGGCTGGATCGGCCGCAACCGGATGGAGGCCATGCTGGCGACCGGCGGGATAGAGGCCGCCGCCATTGCCGACGCCCTGCCCGGCAACGGTGCGGAGGCAGCCCTGCTCGCTCCCGATGCGGTGCGGCTGGACTCGCTCGACGCCTTGCTGGAACAGCCGCTCGACGGCATCGTCATCGCCACCCCCAGCGCGCTCCACGCAGAACAGTCGATCCGCGCGCTGGAGCGGGGCGTGCCGGTCTTCTGCCAGAAGCCGCTGGGCCGCACCGGGGCGGAGGTCCGCGCAGTGATCGACGCCGCCCGCGCCGCTGACCGGCTGCTGGGCGTCGACCTGTCCTATCGCGGCACCGCAGGAATGCGTGCCCTGCGGGATCATGTCCGCGCCGGCCAACTGGGCCAGGTTCATGCCGTCGACCTCATCTTCCACAACGCCTATGGCCCGGACAAGCCGTGGTTCCACGATCCCTTACTGTCGGGCGGCGGCTGCATGATGGACCTTGGCGTGCATCTGATCGACCTGGCGCTCTGGGTGCTCGACTTCCCTGAGGTGGAGCGGATCGATGCCGCCCTCTTCGCGAAAGGACACCCGCTGGAGGATCGCGGCCGGCAGGTCGAGGATCTCGGCATGGCGACGCTGCATCTGGCGGACGGGCGCATGGTCCGGATCGCCTGCTCCTGGAACCTCCATGCGGGGCAGGATGCGGTGATCGCCGCCGATTTCTACGGCGACAAGGCGGGCGTCGCCTTCCGCAACATCGACGGCTCCTTCTACGACTTCCGGGCAGAGCTGTTCCGCGGCACGGCGCGGGAGGCGCTGTCCGAGCCTGGCGATCCATGGGGCGGCCGGATGGCGGGGGAATGGGCCGAAAAGCTGGCCCGCTCCCCCCGCTTCGATCCGGGATGCGAAGAACTGGCGCATGTGGCCGACATCATGGACGGCATCTATGCCGCCGCGACAAGATAA
- a CDS encoding Coenzyme F420 hydrogenase/dehydrogenase, beta subunit C-terminal domain: protein MSAAAVSPRDMVSSGLCIGCGGCVAQARPGQARLEWNKDGHLNPVGDRDWYRRPSEGLSACCPFSPRAMDEDEIARRRFPAAAAQDDHIGRFDAAYVGHAAEAGYRERGSSGGMASWVAGELLRRGMVDGVAHVTRADPATEGRLFRYRIARDLPALWEGAQSRYYPVDMAEVLREIREVPGRYAVVGIPCFIKAVHLACDADPLLRARIVFTLGLVCGHMKSRHMVASFARQMGLRPASVRQIDYRVKDAARPANWYRARLADHAGEQRMQDWWHLVDGDWGAGFFQNRACDFCDDVVAETADIAFGDAWVEPYSSDGRGTNVVVVRSSALHAMLREGIDAGRLALQPVAAGFVRETQAAGFRQRREGLAYRLCWRKAGVRPRKRVRPGSAGLPWRRRMIYRLRHAISRGSGTVFRLAEVVGRPGLFLLWARAMLKLYHGLAYSRGWLGRVLDRFA from the coding sequence ATGAGCGCTGCCGCGGTCAGCCCCCGTGACATGGTTTCGTCGGGCCTCTGCATCGGCTGCGGCGGTTGCGTCGCGCAGGCCCGGCCGGGACAGGCCCGGCTGGAATGGAACAAGGACGGGCATCTTAATCCGGTCGGCGACCGGGACTGGTATCGGCGGCCCAGCGAAGGCCTTTCGGCATGCTGCCCTTTCTCTCCGCGCGCCATGGATGAGGATGAGATCGCCCGGCGGCGTTTTCCGGCGGCAGCGGCGCAGGATGATCATATCGGCCGTTTCGATGCCGCCTATGTCGGCCATGCCGCCGAAGCAGGTTATCGCGAGAGGGGCAGTTCGGGCGGCATGGCAAGCTGGGTCGCGGGCGAACTGTTGCGGCGGGGGATGGTGGACGGCGTGGCGCATGTGACGCGGGCCGATCCCGCGACCGAGGGGCGTCTGTTCCGCTATCGCATAGCGCGCGATCTTCCCGCTTTGTGGGAGGGGGCGCAGTCGCGCTACTATCCCGTCGACATGGCCGAAGTGCTGCGCGAGATCCGGGAGGTGCCGGGCCGCTATGCCGTCGTCGGCATTCCCTGCTTCATCAAGGCGGTGCATCTCGCCTGTGACGCCGATCCGTTGCTGCGGGCGCGCATTGTCTTCACCTTGGGCCTGGTGTGCGGGCATATGAAAAGCCGTCATATGGTGGCCAGCTTCGCCCGGCAGATGGGTCTGCGCCCGGCGTCGGTCCGGCAGATCGACTATCGGGTGAAGGACGCGGCGCGGCCGGCCAACTGGTACAGGGCGCGGCTTGCCGACCACGCCGGCGAGCAGCGGATGCAGGATTGGTGGCACCTGGTGGATGGGGACTGGGGGGCGGGATTCTTCCAGAACCGCGCCTGCGACTTTTGCGACGATGTGGTGGCGGAGACCGCCGACATTGCTTTTGGCGATGCCTGGGTGGAACCCTATTCCTCCGACGGGCGCGGCACCAATGTCGTGGTGGTGCGATCGTCCGCGCTGCATGCGATGCTGCGCGAAGGGATCGATGCGGGAAGGCTGGCCTTGCAGCCCGTCGCCGCCGGTTTCGTGCGGGAAACGCAAGCGGCGGGCTTTCGCCAGCGGCGGGAAGGGCTGGCCTATCGGCTTTGCTGGCGAAAGGCGGGTGTCCGGCCGCGCAAGCGCGTGCGGCCGGGCAGCGCGGGCCTGCCGTGGCGGCGCAGGATGATCTATCGGCTGCGCCACGCGATCAGCAGGGGCAGCGGCACGGTGTTCCGGCTGGCCGAGGTTGTGGGCAGGCCCGGCCTGTTCCTGCTCTGGGCGCGGGCCATGCTGAAGCTCTACCACGGCCTTGCTTATTCGCGGGGATGGCTGGGGAGGGTGTTGGACCGTTTCGCGTGA
- a CDS encoding polysaccharide pyruvyl transferase family protein, with protein MPPARGIEMRRLGVLTFHRCINYGSYWQARCLVEGLRGMGVEAELLDHDSPRVTRAELRCALSPTLPQRTPRSDFPAYARKTRKFREAFERLPLSRRFPIDRPEEMGDYDAVIVGSDEVWNLRHPWYGGCPAFYGTGVRGTLISYAASFGNQNASDGLSDHWASQIGNFASISVRDENSRRMIRTALGHDPDVVLDPCLQFPGPAARRGASGEGYVALYGHNFPEWFCLSVRHWARARGLPIRSIGYRNDWADEQWLEAGPLEFAELMAGADAVVTNFFHGCVFALLNGRPFVAAPSAYRMNKVRDLMQGLGAERHMILPEDDDRTVARRLDEPPAPAVRQRIDRLRARSSDFLRRALAMAS; from the coding sequence ATGCCGCCTGCGCGGGGGATTGAGATGCGGCGGCTGGGCGTCCTGACATTCCACCGTTGCATCAACTACGGTTCCTATTGGCAGGCGCGCTGCCTGGTCGAGGGATTGCGCGGCATGGGCGTCGAGGCCGAATTGCTGGACCATGACTCGCCGCGCGTCACCCGGGCCGAGCTTCGCTGCGCGCTCAGCCCCACCCTGCCGCAGCGGACGCCGCGCAGCGATTTTCCGGCCTATGCGCGCAAGACCCGGAAATTTCGCGAGGCGTTCGAGCGATTGCCCCTGTCGCGCCGGTTTCCCATCGATCGGCCGGAAGAGATGGGGGATTATGACGCCGTCATCGTCGGCAGCGACGAGGTGTGGAACCTGCGTCATCCCTGGTATGGGGGCTGTCCGGCCTTTTACGGAACGGGGGTTCGCGGAACGCTGATCTCCTATGCGGCCAGTTTCGGCAACCAGAATGCGTCGGATGGACTGTCCGACCATTGGGCCAGCCAGATCGGCAACTTCGCCTCTATTTCCGTGCGCGACGAAAACAGTCGTCGGATGATCAGAACCGCGCTGGGGCATGATCCCGACGTCGTGCTGGACCCTTGCCTGCAATTTCCCGGACCGGCAGCGCGCAGGGGCGCGTCGGGCGAAGGCTATGTGGCGCTTTACGGTCATAATTTCCCGGAGTGGTTCTGTCTTTCCGTCCGCCACTGGGCAAGGGCGCGCGGGCTCCCGATCCGCAGCATAGGCTATCGCAACGACTGGGCGGACGAGCAATGGCTGGAGGCCGGACCGCTGGAATTCGCCGAGCTGATGGCGGGCGCCGACGCCGTCGTCACCAATTTCTTCCACGGCTGCGTCTTCGCTTTGCTGAATGGGCGTCCTTTCGTCGCGGCGCCGTCCGCCTACCGCATGAACAAGGTGCGCGACCTGATGCAGGGGCTGGGCGCGGAACGGCACATGATCCTGCCGGAGGATGATGACCGGACCGTCGCCCGCCGCCTCGACGAACCACCCGCGCCGGCGGTGCGGCAGCGCATCGATCGATTGCGGGCGCGGTCGAGCGATTTCCTGCGCCGGGCGCTGGCGATGGCGTCATGA
- a CDS encoding DUF6165 family protein: protein MPTPSVPVSWGELLDKMTILQIKQERIATPAARDNVGREYRLLSAIGGQALRDGAVGGLVESLKRVNEALWEIEDAIRGEEAAARFGASFIDLARSVYRMNDRRAAIKREINRLLQSELVEEKSYAACAGD from the coding sequence ATGCCGACCCCGTCCGTGCCCGTGTCCTGGGGGGAGTTGCTGGACAAGATGACGATCCTGCAGATCAAGCAGGAGCGGATCGCCACGCCCGCGGCGCGGGACAATGTGGGCAGGGAATATCGGTTGCTGAGCGCCATTGGCGGGCAGGCCCTGCGGGATGGGGCCGTGGGCGGACTGGTCGAAAGCCTGAAGCGGGTGAACGAGGCGCTTTGGGAAATCGAGGACGCGATCCGGGGGGAGGAGGCGGCGGCGCGGTTCGGCGCGTCCTTCATCGACCTTGCCCGGTCGGTCTACCGGATGAACGACCGGCGCGCCGCGATCAAGCGGGAGATCAACCGCCTGCTGCAATCCGAACTGGTGGAGGAAAAAAGCTATGCCGCCTGCGCGGGGGATTGA
- a CDS encoding glycosyltransferase family 9 protein, translated as MADWAAAMRAGDHAAAWAISERELQRRDPARRDDQALPYHQRWVWDGRPYEGRHCLVRCYHGLGDSIQFARFLPILAARAASLTVEMQPRLIDIIAGPGGVIRFLPFLDAHPMPPSECDLEITELDFALRLTPADAPMPYLAPERGVLPHGCVGLCHGAGSWDAARSIPPHLLAPICAMAPCISLMPEPTTLPVLNPDGCPFDMKATAALVAATELVITVDTMIAHLAGAMGKPTWLLLKSDPDWRWPVGARGTPWYPSMRIYAQQSAGDWETPLAELVRDLAAHPAITAER; from the coding sequence ATGGCAGATTGGGCGGCTGCGATGCGGGCGGGGGACCATGCCGCCGCCTGGGCGATTTCGGAACGGGAACTCCAGCGCCGCGACCCGGCCCGCCGGGACGATCAGGCGCTGCCCTATCATCAGCGCTGGGTATGGGACGGGCGGCCCTATGAGGGCAGGCATTGCCTGGTGCGCTGCTATCATGGGTTGGGCGACAGCATCCAGTTCGCCCGCTTCCTGCCGATACTCGCGGCGCGCGCGGCGTCGCTGACGGTGGAGATGCAGCCGCGCCTGATCGACATCATCGCCGGACCGGGCGGCGTTATCCGCTTTCTCCCCTTTCTGGACGCCCATCCGATGCCGCCGTCCGAATGCGACCTGGAGATCACCGAACTGGACTTCGCGCTTCGGCTGACCCCAGCCGATGCGCCGATGCCCTATCTCGCGCCGGAAAGGGGCGTGCTGCCGCATGGTTGCGTCGGGCTTTGCCATGGCGCTGGGTCGTGGGACGCGGCGCGTTCCATACCGCCGCACCTGCTGGCGCCGATCTGCGCCATGGCGCCCTGCATCAGCCTGATGCCCGAACCGACGACGCTGCCCGTGCTGAACCCGGACGGATGCCCCTTTGACATGAAGGCGACGGCGGCGCTGGTCGCCGCGACGGAGCTTGTCATCACCGTGGATACGATGATCGCGCATCTGGCCGGCGCCATGGGCAAGCCGACCTGGCTGCTGCTGAAGTCCGATCCCGACTGGCGCTGGCCGGTGGGCGCGCGCGGCACGCCCTGGTATCCGTCCATGCGGATCTATGCCCAGCAGAGCGCCGGGGACTGGGAAACACCATTGGCCGAACTGGTGCGCGACCTTGCCGCCCATCCGGCGATCACAGCGGAAAGGTAG
- a CDS encoding NRAMP family divalent metal transporter — protein sequence MPMDRPRRGVMKMLAAGIVTGAADDDPSAIGTYASAGARYGLAFLWIAPVLLPMMYVVVYLSAKIGQVYGKGLFACIRDQFPRWLLLPLVTLAFAGNIIEAAADLGGIGAALNLLVPIPVPLIVVGAAAIIFALQYFGSYMLIRRVFRWLALILLAYVAAAVMARPDPVAVLRATFIPALRIDAQSLSLIVACIGTSLSAYIYTWQSNQEVEEQIALGRRRLWQRKGATASEMKRTSRDVLTGMIFSNLILYFILLATGITLHAAGRTEIETAADAAAALEPIAGQAAKFLFAAGVVGVGFLAVPVMTTGAAYDVVQGLGRAGSLHDAPQDNRLFYAIIAAVTVLAVAMNFLGFNPMKALVWSGIVQGFSVPPLLLLMMLLTNRPGVVGARTNGRWTNLLGWTTTGVTFLCALSLAASWLL from the coding sequence ATGCCGATGGACAGGCCGCGCCGGGGCGTCATGAAGATGCTCGCCGCCGGCATCGTGACGGGCGCCGCCGACGACGATCCTTCCGCGATCGGCACCTATGCCAGCGCTGGGGCGCGCTACGGCCTTGCCTTTCTGTGGATCGCGCCGGTCCTGCTGCCGATGATGTATGTCGTCGTCTATCTGTCGGCGAAGATCGGGCAGGTCTATGGCAAGGGCCTGTTCGCCTGCATCCGCGATCAGTTCCCGCGCTGGCTGCTGCTGCCGCTGGTGACGCTCGCCTTCGCCGGCAACATCATAGAGGCGGCGGCGGACCTGGGCGGCATCGGCGCGGCGCTCAACCTGCTGGTGCCCATCCCGGTGCCGCTGATCGTGGTGGGCGCGGCGGCGATCATCTTCGCGCTGCAATATTTCGGTTCCTACATGCTCATCCGGCGCGTGTTCCGCTGGCTGGCGCTCATCCTCCTCGCCTATGTGGCGGCGGCGGTCATGGCCCGGCCCGATCCGGTCGCGGTGCTGCGCGCCACCTTCATCCCCGCGCTCAGGATCGATGCGCAATCGCTGTCGCTGATCGTCGCCTGCATAGGCACCTCGCTTTCCGCCTATATCTACACCTGGCAATCCAATCAGGAGGTGGAGGAGCAGATCGCCCTGGGCCGCCGCCGGCTCTGGCAGCGCAAGGGCGCGACCGCGTCGGAGATGAAGCGGACGAGCCGCGACGTGCTGACCGGCATGATCTTTTCCAACCTCATCCTCTATTTCATCCTGCTCGCGACCGGCATCACCCTCCACGCCGCCGGACGGACGGAGATCGAGACCGCCGCCGACGCTGCCGCTGCGCTGGAGCCCATCGCCGGTCAGGCCGCGAAATTCCTCTTCGCCGCCGGCGTGGTGGGGGTGGGTTTCCTGGCGGTGCCGGTGATGACCACGGGCGCGGCCTATGACGTGGTGCAGGGGCTGGGCCGCGCGGGCAGCCTGCATGACGCGCCGCAGGACAACAGGCTGTTCTATGCCATCATCGCGGCGGTGACGGTGCTGGCTGTGGCGATGAACTTCCTGGGCTTCAACCCGATGAAGGCGCTGGTCTGGTCGGGCATCGTCCAGGGTTTTTCCGTGCCGCCGCTGCTGCTGCTCATGATGCTGCTCACCAACCGCCCCGGCGTGGTCGGCGCGCGCACCAATGGCCGCTGGACCAACCTGCTGGGCTGGACGACGACCGGCGTCACCTTCCTCTGCGCCCTGTCGCTGGCGGCAAGCTGGCTGCTGTGA
- a CDS encoding Crp/Fnr family transcriptional regulator, whose protein sequence is MPHPALQLFLNRLLLRSALAEEERQAILSMRVHPAQVSPNVDIVPPGRLVTYSCLVAEGLAGRFGQLPSGLRQITAMYIPGDMCDLHSAMLPRVEWALQALSAPLAYLKIPHEELLRVSRTYPRVAEAFWRDCVVDASIIAQWVVSLGRRDATARTAHLLCEMALRLECAGQGSREAFELKATQAHIADALGITPVHMNRVVRGLRLQGVLSWTGRTIRVLDWDGLVRIASFDSGYLEIPRE, encoded by the coding sequence ATGCCGCATCCAGCCTTGCAACTGTTCCTCAACCGCCTTCTGCTTCGCTCCGCGCTGGCGGAGGAGGAACGGCAGGCGATCCTGTCCATGCGCGTCCATCCGGCGCAGGTGTCGCCCAATGTCGACATCGTCCCTCCCGGCCGTCTGGTGACCTATTCCTGCCTGGTGGCGGAGGGGCTTGCAGGGCGGTTCGGGCAGTTGCCGAGCGGCCTGCGCCAGATCACGGCGATGTATATTCCCGGCGACATGTGCGACCTGCATTCCGCGATGCTGCCGCGGGTGGAATGGGCGTTGCAGGCCCTGTCGGCGCCGCTTGCCTATCTGAAGATCCCGCATGAGGAATTGCTGCGGGTATCGCGAACCTATCCCCGCGTGGCGGAGGCCTTTTGGCGCGACTGCGTGGTCGACGCCTCCATCATCGCGCAATGGGTGGTCAGCCTGGGCAGGCGGGACGCGACGGCGCGCACCGCGCATCTGCTGTGCGAAATGGCGTTGCGCCTGGAATGCGCGGGTCAGGGCTCGCGCGAGGCCTTCGAACTCAAGGCGACGCAGGCGCACATCGCCGACGCGCTGGGTATCACGCCGGTGCACATGAACCGCGTCGTCCGCGGGCTGAGGCTGCAGGGCGTCCTGTCCTGGACCGGGCGCACCATCCGCGTGCTGGATTGGGACGGCCTCGTCCGCATCGCGAGCTTCGACAGCGGTTATCTGGAAATCCCTCGGGAATAG
- a CDS encoding DUF6894 family protein, producing the protein MPIFHIHLFNDDNVIDEAGQQFADVAEARAEAVRSGREIIAEHVIHGRPINLDHHLVLQDDQGRRLETIYFRDVVTFDG; encoded by the coding sequence ATGCCGATATTTCACATTCACCTGTTCAACGACGATAATGTGATCGACGAGGCCGGCCAGCAATTCGCCGACGTGGCGGAGGCGCGGGCCGAAGCCGTCCGCAGCGGGCGCGAAATCATCGCGGAACATGTCATTCACGGCCGGCCGATCAACCTGGATCATCACCTGGTCCTGCAGGACGATCAGGGCCGAAGGTTGGAAACGATATATTTCCGCGATGTCGTGACGTTCGATGGCTGA
- a CDS encoding NAD(+) synthase: protein MSKVEDFASIHSHGLVRIAAATPRGSVGDVGANAREIRALAQQAADGAADLVLFPELCLSSYAIDDLHLQEALLDRVEREAAALIEGSAGWPVLLVGAPLRRGGRLYNCALVIADGRLLGVVPKSYLPNYREYYEKRWFAPGAGLSGLEIDVGGHVAPFGTDLLFAADGYPDFIFHVEICEDFWAPLPPSTMGAMAGALILCNLSASNITIGKARDRHLLSASQSVRCQAAYAYSAAGAGESTTDMAWDGQAMVHELGELLAESERFGDAAELLYADVDVQRLRLERMRNGTFNDSAVVADHPETRFRTVRFPFRRSGGDVGLHRSLTRFPFVPADPAQLAADCYEAFNIQVEGLVTRFRATAGKHFVIGVSGGLDSTHALIVAAKACDRLGLPRSAILGYTMPGFATGELTKGNAWALMNALGVAGEEIDIRPAARQMLGDMGHPFARGEPVYDVTFENVQAGLRTDYLFRLANRHGGFVVGTGDLSELALGWCTYGVGDQMSHYAVNSAIPKTLIQFLIRWCIATGQFDAATARILDAIVHTEISPELVPAGENGALQSTEDRVGPYALNDFFLHYIARLGLPPSKVAFLAWHAWRDAGKGAWPADYPESAKCAYDLPTIRHWLENFLHRFFAISQFKRSALPNGPKVSSGGALSPRGDWRAPSDGTATVWIDELAHGLDGDENKS, encoded by the coding sequence TTGAGCAAGGTTGAGGATTTCGCGTCGATCCATAGCCACGGCCTGGTCCGCATCGCGGCGGCGACGCCCAGGGGCAGCGTCGGCGATGTGGGAGCCAATGCGCGGGAGATCCGCGCGCTGGCGCAGCAGGCGGCGGACGGCGCGGCCGACCTGGTCCTGTTTCCCGAACTGTGCCTCTCCTCCTATGCGATCGACGACCTGCACTTGCAGGAGGCGCTGCTCGACCGGGTGGAGCGGGAAGCGGCGGCGCTGATCGAGGGGAGCGCCGGCTGGCCGGTGCTGCTGGTCGGCGCGCCGCTTCGCCGCGGCGGGCGGCTCTACAATTGCGCGCTGGTCATCGCGGACGGGCGGCTGCTGGGCGTGGTGCCGAAAAGCTATCTGCCCAATTACCGGGAATATTATGAAAAGCGCTGGTTCGCGCCCGGAGCCGGTCTTTCCGGGCTGGAGATCGATGTCGGCGGCCATGTCGCGCCGTTCGGCACGGACCTGCTGTTCGCGGCCGACGGCTATCCCGACTTCATCTTCCATGTCGAGATCTGCGAGGATTTCTGGGCGCCGCTGCCGCCCTCCACCATGGGGGCGATGGCGGGTGCGCTGATCCTGTGCAATCTTTCGGCATCCAACATCACCATCGGCAAGGCGCGCGACCGGCATCTGCTCTCCGCCTCCCAATCCGTGCGCTGCCAGGCGGCCTATGCCTATTCGGCGGCGGGCGCGGGCGAGAGCACCACCGACATGGCCTGGGACGGGCAGGCCATGGTGCATGAACTGGGCGAACTGCTGGCGGAATCGGAGCGGTTCGGGGATGCGGCCGAGCTGCTTTACGCCGATGTCGATGTGCAACGCCTGCGGCTGGAGCGGATGCGCAACGGCACCTTCAACGACAGCGCCGTCGTCGCGGACCATCCGGAAACCCGTTTCCGCACCGTCCGTTTTCCGTTTCGGCGCAGTGGCGGGGACGTGGGCCTGCATCGGTCGCTCACCCGCTTTCCCTTCGTCCCCGCCGATCCGGCGCAGCTTGCGGCGGATTGCTACGAGGCTTTCAATATCCAGGTCGAGGGGTTGGTCACGCGTTTTCGCGCCACGGCGGGCAAGCATTTCGTCATCGGCGTGTCGGGCGGGCTGGATTCCACCCACGCGCTGATCGTCGCCGCCAAGGCCTGCGACCGGCTGGGCCTGCCGCGCTCCGCCATATTGGGCTATACCATGCCGGGCTTCGCCACGGGCGAGCTGACCAAGGGCAATGCCTGGGCGCTGATGAACGCGCTGGGCGTCGCGGGGGAGGAGATCGACATCCGTCCTGCCGCGCGCCAGATGCTGGGCGACATGGGCCATCCCTTCGCGCGGGGAGAGCCGGTCTATGACGTGACCTTCGAAAATGTGCAGGCGGGGCTGCGCACCGACTATCTGTTCCGGCTGGCCAATCGCCATGGCGGCTTCGTGGTGGGCACGGGCGACCTCAGCGAACTGGCGCTGGGCTGGTGCACCTATGGCGTGGGCGACCAGATGAGCCATTATGCGGTCAACAGCGCCATTCCCAAGACGCTGATCCAGTTCCTGATCCGCTGGTGCATCGCGACCGGCCAGTTCGACGCGGCGACCGCCCGGATATTGGACGCGATAGTGCATACCGAAATCTCGCCCGAACTGGTGCCGGCGGGGGAGAACGGCGCCTTGCAGAGCACGGAGGATCGGGTCGGCCCCTATGCGCTCAACGATTTCTTCCTGCATTACATCGCGCGCCTGGGCCTGCCGCCGTCGAAGGTCGCCTTCCTGGCATGGCACGCCTGGCGGGACGCCGGGAAGGGAGCGTGGCCGGCCGATTATCCGGAGAGCGCCAAATGCGCCTATGACCTGCCGACGATCCGCCATTGGCTGGAGAATTTCCTCCACCGCTTCTTCGCGATCAGCCAGTTCAAGCGGTCCGCGCTGCCCAATGGGCCGAAAGTCTCCTCCGGCGGCGCGCTGTCCCCCCGCGGCGACTGGCGGGCGCCGTCGGACGGGACTGCGACTGTCTGGATCGACGAATTGGCCCATGGCCTGGATGGCGATGAAAATAAATCCTGA
- a CDS encoding CinA family protein, with amino-acid sequence MSAPDGKGDTAETLSPIISEDIEKAAAALLKDCCSAELTLATAESCTGGLLASLLTDVEGASHAFERGFVVYSEDAKCELLGIRSERIEACGAVSREVAVAMAEGAIERSHADIALAVTGYAGAAPPGEEAGLVHFACGRRGGLTAHREEHFGDIGRGPVRIGAIRVALEMMRQALEQG; translated from the coding sequence ATGAGCGCGCCAGATGGAAAGGGCGATACGGCCGAAACCCTGTCGCCGATCATCTCCGAAGATATTGAGAAGGCGGCCGCCGCATTGCTGAAGGACTGCTGTTCCGCCGAACTGACCCTGGCGACGGCGGAAAGCTGCACCGGCGGGTTGCTTGCGTCGCTGCTGACCGATGTGGAGGGCGCAAGCCATGCCTTCGAGCGCGGCTTCGTCGTCTATAGCGAGGATGCCAAATGCGAATTGCTCGGCATCCGCAGCGAGCGGATCGAGGCCTGCGGCGCGGTCAGCCGGGAGGTGGCGGTGGCGATGGCCGAAGGCGCCATCGAACGGTCCCATGCGGACATCGCCCTTGCCGTAACCGGCTATGCCGGCGCGGCGCCGCCGGGGGAGGAGGCGGGCCTGGTCCATTTCGCCTGCGGCAGGCGCGGTGGATTGACGGCGCATCGGGAGGAACATTTCGGCGATATAGGGCGAGGGCCGGTGCGGATCGGCGCGATCCGGGTCGCGCTGGAGATGATGAGGCAGGCCCTTGAGCAAGGTTGA